A region of the Candidatus Methylomirabilis oxygeniifera genome:
TCATGGGGTATGGCAGCCAGGGCCACGCCCATGCGCTCAATTTCAAAAACAGTGGTCTCGATGTGATCGTCGGCCTCTACAAGGGAAGCAGATCATGGGAGAAGGCCACATCTGATGGGTTGAAAGTTGCTACCTGCGAGGAGGCCGCGCAAAGCAGCGACATCATTATGATGCTGGTGCCTGATCAGACCCAGCGGCAGATTTACCAGGAGTCGATCGAGAAGGCGCTCACACCCGGCAAGACCCTGATGTTCGCCCACGGTTTCAACATTCACTTTCATCAAATCCTGCCTCCACCGACCGTAGACGTATCTATGATCGCACCTAAGGCGCCAGGCCATCTGGTGCGCCAGGTCTTTACGGAAGGGGGCGGCGTCCCCGCGCTGCTGGCAGTCCACCAGGATGTATCCGGGAAGGCGAAGGCGACGGCCCTGGCCTACGCAAAAGGGATCGGGTGTACGAAAGCGGGCGTGCTCGAAACGACCTTTCGTGAAGAGACCGAGACTGACCTCTTCGGCGAACAGGCCGTCTTGTGTGGAGGAGCCTCCGCCTTGGTGAAGGCCGGATTTGAGACGTTGGTCAATGCCGGTTATCAGCCTGAGCTGGCCTACTTCGAATGCATGCATGAGCTGAAGCTGATCGTCGACCTCTTCTACCGTGGCGGCTTGGCATACATGCGCTACTCGATCAGTGACACGGCTGAATATGGCGACTACAGCCGCGGTCCCCGCATCGTTAGTGATCAGGTAAAGGCCGAGATGCGAAAGATCCTTGATGAGATCCAGACCGGCGCCTTCGCTCGGGAATGGATCTTGGAAAACCAGGCCGGCAAACCCAGCTTTCTGGCTATGCG
Encoded here:
- the ilvC gene encoding Ketol-acid reductoisomerase (Acetohydroxy-acid isomeroreductase) (Alpha-keto-beta-hydroxylacil reductoisomerase) (Evidence 2a : Function of homologous gene experimentally demonstrated in an other organism; PubMedId : 1744032; Product type e : enzyme) — protein: MTKLYYDDDADLNLLAGKAIAIMGYGSQGHAHALNFKNSGLDVIVGLYKGSRSWEKATSDGLKVATCEEAAQSSDIIMMLVPDQTQRQIYQESIEKALTPGKTLMFAHGFNIHFHQILPPPTVDVSMIAPKAPGHLVRQVFTEGGGVPALLAVHQDVSGKAKATALAYAKGIGCTKAGVLETTFREETETDLFGEQAVLCGGASALVKAGFETLVNAGYQPELAYFECMHELKLIVDLFYRGGLAYMRYSISDTAEYGDYSRGPRIVSDQVKAEMRKILDEIQTGAFAREWILENQAGKPSFLAMRKQEAEHPIEKVGNELRSMMTWIKKPATD